From a region of the Mycobacteroides saopaulense genome:
- a CDS encoding TetR/AcrR family transcriptional regulator, producing the protein MVAAAIEVAGTMGVGGLTYRSVDAAANVPSGTTSNHFRTRDALLLGAIVEIEKLRRAFWRALVTEINPATIADLVGIGTAYANGAVGAMSTRVRAYMALLMEGWSHPELREPLQRGRDAQIPRTLQLMRKVNPNTPQLHAEIFQDYLTGIIYQQLANPAPDFNPRPGIEALVTALLTPQAPRVVQR; encoded by the coding sequence GTGGTCGCCGCTGCCATCGAAGTGGCGGGCACCATGGGGGTTGGTGGTCTTACCTATCGATCGGTAGATGCTGCGGCTAACGTTCCGAGCGGAACCACGTCGAATCATTTCCGTACTCGTGACGCACTGCTACTGGGTGCCATCGTCGAGATCGAGAAGCTCCGCCGGGCCTTCTGGCGGGCACTTGTCACCGAGATCAACCCGGCCACGATCGCCGATCTGGTGGGCATCGGCACTGCCTACGCCAACGGAGCCGTCGGGGCGATGAGCACTCGAGTCCGGGCGTACATGGCGCTTCTCATGGAGGGCTGGAGCCACCCCGAACTGAGGGAGCCCTTGCAACGAGGCAGGGATGCCCAGATTCCCCGCACGCTGCAGCTCATGCGCAAGGTGAACCCGAACACCCCCCAGCTGCACGCGGAGATTTTCCAGGACTACCTCACCGGCATCATCTACCAGCAGCTCGCCAACCCGGCCCCGGACTTCAATCCACGCCCGGGTATCGAGGCGCTTGTCACCGCCCTGTTGACGCCGCAGGCGCCGCGGGTAGTGCAGAGATAG
- a CDS encoding LLM class flavin-dependent oxidoreductase, producing MRFSIWGQTNQSWADLLDIAQYADTGTWRAFYAADHFMSHADTAEQRTDFHEATAIFAALAAATSRIRLAPLVLSMTFRHPAVLANWAATVDHVSRGRFTLGLGAGWQENEHQRYGLELGKPGPRVDRFSEGLQVITGLLNEQATTVKGDYYQLAEGICEPKPVQQPLPILIGATQPRMLGLTARYAQEWNQWSSPGSFHEVSSRLDAAAEKIDRDPATIWRSTQARIIVTNDPQSEARAAETAAASPIPVLYGTAERIAEQMAPWAQEGVDEVILPDHLLGNGSARRDAYDALAQALRPLAG from the coding sequence ATGCGCTTCTCAATTTGGGGACAGACCAATCAATCCTGGGCCGATCTGCTGGACATCGCCCAGTACGCCGACACCGGGACCTGGCGCGCGTTCTACGCCGCCGACCACTTCATGTCGCATGCGGACACCGCCGAGCAGCGCACCGATTTCCACGAGGCCACCGCCATCTTCGCGGCACTGGCCGCGGCCACTTCGCGCATCCGGCTGGCACCGCTGGTGCTGTCGATGACCTTCCGGCATCCGGCGGTACTTGCCAACTGGGCGGCCACCGTCGACCACGTGAGCCGGGGTCGTTTCACCCTGGGGCTGGGCGCCGGATGGCAGGAGAACGAGCACCAGCGTTACGGACTCGAACTCGGCAAACCCGGACCTCGGGTCGATCGGTTTTCTGAAGGGCTGCAGGTGATTACCGGGTTGCTGAACGAGCAGGCCACGACCGTGAAGGGCGACTACTACCAGCTGGCGGAGGGCATCTGCGAACCCAAGCCGGTGCAGCAGCCACTGCCCATCCTGATCGGTGCCACGCAGCCGCGCATGCTCGGTTTGACCGCCCGATATGCCCAGGAATGGAACCAGTGGTCCTCGCCCGGCAGCTTCCACGAGGTCTCGAGCCGGCTGGACGCCGCGGCGGAGAAGATCGACCGCGATCCGGCAACGATCTGGCGCTCCACGCAGGCTCGCATCATCGTCACCAACGACCCGCAATCCGAAGCGCGTGCCGCGGAAACCGCTGCGGCGTCACCGATTCCGGTGTTGTACGGCACCGCAGAACGTATCGCGGAGCAGATGGCACCGTGGGCGCAGGAAGGCGTCGACGAGGTGATCCTGCCGGACCACCTGTTGGGCAACGGTTCAGCGCGCCGAGACGCCTACGACGCCTTGGCCCAGGCCCTTAGGCCGCTGGCGGGCTAG